The genomic stretch CCTTCTTGCCATAGCCCTCGGTCTTGTGATCTTTTGCTCAGGACAAACCACTGGGTCGAAAAAGACTACTCCACCCAAAAACACCTGCGTAAACTATACCTTCGCCAATAGTTCTTTTGCTTCGGGCGAGTCGTTAACTTACGCTATGAGCTATACGCTTATGTTTATTTGGACCGACGTTGGGGAAGTTACTTTTACCGCTACCGACGATACTTACCTAGGAAAGGATGCGCTTCACTTTCGTGCGGTTGGCAAATCGTATCCATTTTACGATAATTTTTTCAAAGTTAGAGATGTGTATGAGGCATGGGTACATCCCAAAACCTTAAAACCGTTTTATTTCAATAGGGAGGTCGATGAGGGAGGGTATACCATTAATAATATCTACACCTTCGATTGGAAAACTAACTTACTTTACGCCTATATCAAACGTAAGAATAGACCGGAAAAGCATGATACGCTTGCCGTGCTTCCTTGCTCCATCGATATTGTTAGCGTTCTCTACTATTGCCGGAATATCGATTATTCAAGCGCTAAGATTAATCAGAAGTTCCCAATTTCGTTAGCACTCGACGACGAACTGTATACTGTATTATACCGTTATCAAGGTAAGGAGGAGATTGATGTGAAAGGATTGGGACGTTTTCGTTGTTTGAAGTTTGGGATTGGC from Williamwhitmania taraxaci encodes the following:
- a CDS encoding DUF3108 domain-containing protein, which translates into the protein MEKKISLLAIALGLVIFCSGQTTGSKKTTPPKNTCVNYTFANSSFASGESLTYAMSYTLMFIWTDVGEVTFTATDDTYLGKDALHFRAVGKSYPFYDNFFKVRDVYEAWVHPKTLKPFYFNREVDEGGYTINNIYTFDWKTNLLYAYIKRKNRPEKHDTLAVLPCSIDIVSVLYYCRNIDYSSAKINQKFPISLALDDELYTVLYRYQGKEEIDVKGLGRFRCLKFGIGLVKGSVFSGKEELTLWVTDDDNKIPIYIESPIKVGTVRGRVIGMKNLKYPLTSKVQK